In one Bacteroidota bacterium genomic region, the following are encoded:
- a CDS encoding PD40 domain-containing protein gives MKKHYISLLTLLTTSFLGFSQKSLKDWQIAFMSTRDGNFEIYIMDSDGQNAKNLSNHSKTDYWASYSRQNKKIYFSTNRDGNEELYVMNLDGSNPINLSNNKSEDRLPTVSPDGKKIVFESNRDEKQGEIYIANSDGSQIKRITNNMFYEDAVFWSPDGKKLIFTRDIKDPSDSLSKSNGEIFIINTDGTGEKRLTTREGFDGGPQISPDGKTIAFYGESEKSYWDIFLMDLDGSNIKNITNDVAEDYSPSWSPDGKWLAFTSGNSNNYDIWILNIQSGERKQITSQPKRDETPVWIVK, from the coding sequence ATGAAAAAACATTATATAAGCTTACTTACTCTTCTGACGACTTCTTTTTTAGGATTTTCGCAAAAAAGCTTAAAGGATTGGCAAATTGCTTTCATGAGTACTCGTGATGGAAATTTTGAAATTTACATTATGGATTCTGATGGACAAAACGCAAAAAATTTAAGCAATCATTCTAAGACTGATTATTGGGCTTCATACAGTCGACAAAACAAAAAAATTTACTTCTCAACTAATCGCGACGGAAATGAAGAACTTTATGTAATGAATTTAGACGGAAGTAATCCTATAAATTTAAGTAACAACAAATCAGAAGATAGATTACCAACAGTTTCTCCGGACGGAAAAAAAATAGTTTTCGAATCTAACCGTGATGAAAAACAAGGAGAGATTTATATTGCAAATAGTGATGGTAGTCAAATTAAACGTATAACAAACAATATGTTTTATGAAGATGCTGTTTTTTGGAGTCCGGATGGAAAAAAACTAATTTTTACTCGTGATATAAAAGATCCGTCTGATTCACTATCAAAATCAAACGGAGAAATTTTTATTATAAATACTGATGGAACCGGTGAAAAGCGATTAACTACAAGGGAAGGTTTTGATGGTGGACCACAAATTTCACCTGATGGTAAAACCATCGCCTTTTACGGCGAAAGCGAAAAAAGTTATTGGGATATCTTTCTAATGGATCTGGATGGAAGTAATATTAAAAACATTACAAATGATGTTGCAGAGGATTATTCACCCTCTTGGTCACCTGATGGTAAATGGCTGGCCTTTACATCCGGAAATTCTAATAATTACGATATTTGGATTTTAAATATTCAGAGTGGAGAAAGAAAACAAATTACTTCACAACCTAAAAGAGATGAAACCCCCGTTTGGATTGTTAAATAA
- a CDS encoding tetratricopeptide repeat protein, whose amino-acid sequence MSKKIFFLLAIFLNQLTYAAELSKTDSLRLELKTVKGNKRVDVINKLIKNIYKDDIKEAKKLLSEAEKLSADYPQGKVTILLNKGRIVLQEEKDANKSLSYFEEGLKLGESINYVDGVSAIYSAIVRVKRDQGDMKGCEESLNKGYLFAEKNKNTEMKANLLNLHGTMEYFKGNLPNALEYFKKSLAEYKKINIKDQIAGLTMNIGIMYYRQGAAKESLDYYEKALKVMREIKDSLNIANALQNIAITESQLGNETKAIEDYKEAILILKLLKENLALSGCLDNLGASLSNIGKKSEALKCFLDGIKIKEQEKDGRGLAYSYVNLASVYQELRDTLKSFKYYYKAKEMCLNIGDEYRYGHTLNGLGVLHSETRRYDSAKFYMDEALKIAIKLNDIPGQGTSLLSIGNNYKRQRDNTNAVKYYKEALTIKEKIGDKVSVAGLLNNIGVIYYDAKNYREAVNYYERALKMRKEANNMLGISDSYLSMANAYSELRDYKNAYQYEVLYHKTWDSLYNADITQQIAEMNTKYETAKKDKEIAERKASEKIANEKAEKESLERKNAENKFLFAILGITLLLVLAGYVIYGNIQRKKANLLLANQNKEINEQKNEIEKQKHLVEEKQKEIIDSISYAKRLQEAILPPVEFINHHIPNSFILYKPKDIVAGDFYWADVAEDCFYIAAADCTGHGVPGALVSVVCSNALNRAVKEFNLRKPGEILDKTRLLVIETFEKSQNNVKDGMDISLLCIDKKNKKVSWSGANNPLWYIQNNELNEIKATKQPIGMIDNPQRFATHELALTSDTIFYLITDGYADQFGGTNGKKFKYKQLQELMLSSYHHPTKQQAEILSEAFNSWKGNLEQVDDVCIIGIHI is encoded by the coding sequence ATGTCAAAAAAAATATTTTTTCTTCTTGCAATTTTCTTGAATCAATTAACTTATGCTGCCGAGTTAAGCAAAACCGACAGTTTACGTTTAGAATTAAAAACAGTAAAAGGAAATAAAAGAGTTGATGTAATAAACAAACTCATAAAAAACATCTATAAAGATGATATTAAAGAGGCTAAAAAATTACTGAGTGAAGCTGAAAAGCTAAGTGCTGACTACCCTCAAGGAAAAGTGACCATTCTGCTTAACAAAGGTAGAATTGTACTGCAAGAAGAGAAAGACGCTAATAAATCTTTGAGTTATTTTGAAGAAGGATTAAAATTAGGTGAAAGCATTAATTATGTAGACGGAGTATCTGCCATCTATTCTGCCATTGTAAGAGTCAAGCGCGACCAGGGCGACATGAAAGGGTGTGAAGAATCTTTGAATAAAGGCTATCTCTTTGCCGAAAAAAACAAAAACACAGAAATGAAAGCTAATCTTCTGAATCTTCATGGAACGATGGAATATTTTAAAGGAAATTTACCAAATGCATTAGAGTATTTTAAAAAGTCACTCGCAGAATATAAAAAAATCAACATCAAGGATCAAATAGCCGGATTAACAATGAATATCGGCATTATGTATTACAGACAAGGTGCGGCAAAAGAATCATTAGATTATTATGAAAAAGCGCTGAAAGTAATGCGCGAAATTAAAGACTCTTTAAATATTGCAAACGCCTTACAAAACATTGCAATAACCGAAAGTCAATTGGGCAATGAAACAAAAGCAATTGAGGACTATAAGGAAGCAATACTGATATTAAAATTACTAAAAGAAAACTTAGCATTATCCGGCTGCTTAGATAATTTAGGTGCTTCACTTTCTAACATTGGAAAAAAAAGTGAAGCGCTTAAATGTTTTTTGGATGGCATTAAAATAAAAGAACAAGAAAAAGACGGAAGAGGGCTTGCCTACTCTTACGTTAATCTCGCCTCCGTTTATCAAGAATTACGTGATACATTAAAGTCCTTTAAATATTATTATAAGGCGAAGGAAATGTGTTTAAACATAGGAGATGAATACCGTTATGGGCATACGTTAAATGGTTTAGGCGTTTTACATAGCGAAACGAGAAGATATGATTCGGCAAAATTTTATATGGATGAAGCTTTAAAAATAGCGATAAAACTAAATGACATTCCTGGGCAAGGCACCTCTTTGCTAAGTATTGGAAATAATTATAAACGACAGAGAGACAATACCAATGCTGTTAAATACTATAAAGAAGCCTTAACAATTAAAGAAAAAATTGGTGATAAGGTAAGTGTTGCAGGATTACTAAATAATATTGGAGTAATTTACTATGACGCCAAGAATTATCGCGAAGCCGTTAACTATTACGAACGTGCTCTCAAAATGCGTAAAGAAGCTAATAATATGCTGGGGATTTCCGACTCGTATTTATCCATGGCAAATGCTTACAGTGAATTAAGAGATTATAAAAACGCTTATCAATATGAAGTTCTTTATCATAAAACCTGGGATTCATTATACAATGCAGATATCACTCAACAAATTGCCGAAATGAATACCAAATATGAAACAGCTAAAAAGGATAAAGAAATTGCTGAACGAAAAGCATCAGAAAAAATCGCCAACGAAAAAGCAGAGAAAGAATCCTTAGAAAGAAAAAATGCTGAAAATAAATTCTTATTTGCCATACTGGGAATTACTTTATTATTGGTTTTAGCCGGCTACGTTATTTATGGAAACATTCAACGTAAAAAAGCCAATTTACTTTTAGCCAATCAAAACAAAGAGATTAACGAGCAAAAAAACGAAATTGAAAAACAAAAACATCTGGTAGAGGAAAAACAAAAAGAAATAATCGATTCCATTTCGTATGCCAAACGTTTGCAAGAGGCCATTCTTCCTCCTGTTGAGTTTATTAATCATCATATTCCGAACAGTTTTATACTTTACAAACCAAAAGACATTGTTGCGGGTGATTTTTACTGGGCAGATGTTGCTGAGGACTGTTTTTATATAGCCGCGGCAGATTGTACGGGGCATGGCGTTCCAGGCGCACTCGTGTCTGTGGTTTGTTCAAATGCTTTAAACAGAGCCGTAAAAGAATTTAACCTAAGAAAACCGGGAGAAATACTAGATAAGACAAGGTTACTCGTTATTGAAACTTTCGAGAAAAGTCAAAACAATGTAAAAGACGGAATGGATATATCCTTATTATGTATTGATAAAAAAAATAAAAAAGTTAGCTGGAGTGGGGCTAATAATCCGCTTTGGTATATACAAAACAATGAACTAAATGAAATTAAAGCCACGAAGCAGCCGATAGGAATGATTGATAATCCTCAACGGTTTGCAACGCATGAATTAGCCTTAACCTCCGATACAATATTTTATCTAATTACAGACGGCTACGCCGACCAATTTGGAGGAACTAACGGTAAAAAATTTAAATACAAACAACTGCAGGAATTAATGTTATCTTCTTATCATCATCCAACTAAACAGCAAGCAGAAATATTATCCGAAGCATTTAATTCATGGAAAGGAAATCTGGAGCAAGTAGATGACGTTTGTATAATTGGGATTCATATTTAA
- a CDS encoding aminoacyl-histidine dipeptidase, which yields MSSEIRNLEPKALWNKFADLNEVPRPSKKEERVIEFMINFGKKLGLETIKDDTGNVIIKKPASKGYENRKTIVMQSHLDMVHQKNNDTNFDFSTQGIDMYVKDGWVRAKGTTLGADNGLGVATIMAILESKEIEHPAIEALFTIDEETGMTGALGLKGGLLSGDFLLNLDTEEDDELTIGCAGGLDVTAKRNYKEESVSGNNKAFTITVKGLNGGHSGMDIHRGLGNANKMMNRLLYSAYEKFGVRVSEINGGSLRNAIPRESVAVVVVPSDNSNKWKEEFEKRKSELKFEFKTTEKNLTIELVETSLPSKVMEAEAQKSLLKSIYTAHNGVYRMSADIPNLVETSNNVARVLVKDGEITILCLTRSSVESSKYDLADALRSAFELCGCEVTFAGAYPGWTPNVESPLLDMMIKLYEKQNGQKPKVAACHAGLECGILGRNYPGMDMISFGPTIKGAHSPDERANIASAEKYWNYVLEILKNIPKK from the coding sequence ATGAGCTCAGAAATCAGAAACCTTGAACCAAAAGCACTTTGGAATAAATTTGCCGACTTAAATGAAGTACCTCGTCCCTCTAAAAAAGAGGAACGTGTGATTGAATTCATGATAAACTTTGGAAAGAAGTTAGGATTAGAAACTATTAAAGATGATACAGGAAACGTTATTATAAAAAAGCCCGCCAGTAAAGGTTACGAAAACAGAAAAACTATTGTGATGCAAAGTCATTTAGACATGGTGCATCAAAAAAACAACGATACCAATTTTGACTTTTCCACTCAGGGAATTGATATGTATGTGAAAGACGGATGGGTGCGCGCAAAAGGAACAACCTTAGGAGCAGATAACGGATTAGGTGTGGCTACTATCATGGCTATTTTAGAGAGTAAAGAAATTGAACATCCAGCCATTGAAGCTTTGTTTACCATTGACGAAGAAACCGGCATGACGGGGGCTTTAGGTTTAAAAGGCGGTTTATTAAGCGGTGATTTTTTATTGAATTTAGATACGGAAGAAGATGATGAGTTAACCATTGGTTGTGCCGGTGGATTGGATGTAACCGCGAAGAGAAATTACAAAGAAGAAAGTGTATCCGGTAATAATAAAGCATTTACCATTACGGTGAAGGGTTTAAACGGCGGACATAGCGGCATGGACATTCATCGCGGATTAGGCAATGCCAATAAGATGATGAACCGATTATTGTATTCGGCTTATGAAAAATTCGGTGTACGTGTGAGTGAAATTAATGGTGGTAGTTTACGCAATGCCATTCCCCGTGAAAGTGTAGCTGTAGTTGTAGTACCGTCAGACAATTCGAATAAATGGAAAGAAGAATTTGAAAAACGCAAGTCGGAATTAAAATTCGAATTCAAAACAACCGAGAAAAATCTAACAATTGAATTAGTAGAAACTTCTCTTCCTTCTAAAGTAATGGAAGCAGAAGCACAAAAATCATTGCTAAAATCGATTTACACGGCGCATAATGGCGTTTACCGCATGAGTGCTGATATTCCTAACTTAGTTGAAACCTCCAATAATGTAGCCAGAGTATTAGTGAAAGATGGCGAAATAACAATCCTCTGTTTAACGCGATCAAGCGTAGAGAGCAGTAAATATGATTTAGCCGATGCTTTAAGAAGTGCTTTTGAATTATGTGGTTGTGAAGTCACGTTTGCGGGTGCATATCCGGGATGGACACCCAATGTAGAATCACCTTTATTAGACATGATGATAAAGTTGTATGAAAAACAAAACGGACAAAAACCAAAAGTAGCAGCTTGTCACGCCGGATTGGAATGCGGCATATTGGGAAGGAATTACCCTGGCATGGACATGATTTCATTTGGTCCGACTATTAAAGGCGCGCACTCTCCGGATGAAAGAGCCAATATTGCTTCAGCAGAAAAATACTGGAACTATGTTTTGGAGATTTTAAAGAACATACCGAAGAAATAA
- a CDS encoding response regulator transcription factor: MNSKISAHILLVEDEAGVVDFIKKGLTEAGHTVKVAVDGESALKQSAETGFDLYILDIMLPDITGIEVCQKLRQQNIKSPILFLTALGTSENIALGLNIGADDYLVKPFKFIELNARINALVRRSSQNEANEKESNIVYKIADLELNDKTKIVTRKGIEITLTATEYRLLLVLLKNKGNVLSRMQLLETAWDINFNLGTNVVDVYINYLRKKIDAEFEPKLIHTVVGMGYVIKEK; encoded by the coding sequence ATGAATTCAAAGATTTCAGCACATATACTTTTAGTGGAAGATGAAGCCGGCGTGGTTGATTTTATCAAAAAGGGTTTAACCGAAGCGGGACACACTGTTAAAGTGGCCGTTGATGGCGAGTCGGCTTTAAAACAAAGCGCAGAAACCGGTTTTGATTTATATATTCTAGATATCATGCTTCCTGATATCACCGGCATTGAAGTATGTCAGAAATTGCGACAACAAAACATAAAATCCCCTATTCTATTTTTAACAGCACTCGGAACATCGGAAAATATTGCTCTTGGCTTAAATATTGGTGCCGACGATTATCTCGTTAAGCCTTTCAAGTTTATTGAATTAAATGCACGCATCAATGCTTTAGTACGTCGCTCTTCACAAAATGAAGCCAATGAAAAAGAAAGTAATATCGTTTATAAAATTGCCGACCTGGAACTTAACGACAAAACCAAAATCGTTACACGTAAGGGAATTGAAATAACTCTTACTGCTACTGAATACCGCTTATTGTTAGTACTCTTAAAGAACAAAGGCAACGTATTGTCTCGAATGCAGTTATTAGAAACCGCCTGGGATATTAATTTTAATCTGGGCACCAACGTTGTGGATGTATACATTAATTATCTAAGAAAGAAAATTGATGCTGAATTCGAACCTAAGCTAATTCACACAGTAGTAGGCATGGGTTATGTTATAAAAGAAAAATGA
- a CDS encoding SulP family inorganic anion transporter yields the protein MNKTQFPTTPIARLKLFFTLFDSRWEDLTKQSWAKTVYRDFSAGLIVAMTAIPMAMGFAMAMGMRPEHGIIAGALACVVGRTFGGSKYQVYGPTAAFIPVIAGLISKYGPANGGDFAEAHGFLILVSIISGIILIIMGLFGFGRFAKLVPNSIIVGFTIGIAVAIALTNLEDILGIESFSDFLGQDEDIKGGLIHNFTTALGNLDKINIWSVLLGVLTFGLTKLLLRVSIFIPGPVIAMATATILSATLLSDKNIILVKDLYGSIPNNFFVFTAPYLPALNGSVILDIVYFVCAIVFVSGVESILCSSMADKLANNQKTPFNPDKEFFGQGMVQIITPLVQGFPCTGALARTATSIKAGAQTPLAGYFKAALKLTMAFYLAQYLELIPMACIGGILVWVASNMIKVKEIKEIKHQGKFEFSMMVYTAVMVPLTDFLTGVLSALIIYFVVKVVFKKRGAKTEA from the coding sequence ATGAACAAAACTCAATTTCCAACCACACCAATCGCTAGACTAAAACTGTTTTTTACACTTTTTGATTCGAGATGGGAAGACTTAACCAAACAAAGCTGGGCCAAAACAGTTTATCGCGATTTTAGTGCAGGGCTAATTGTTGCCATGACTGCTATTCCTATGGCCATGGGATTTGCTATGGCGATGGGTATGAGACCGGAACACGGTATCATTGCCGGCGCTTTAGCCTGTGTAGTTGGAAGAACATTTGGCGGTTCGAAATACCAAGTGTACGGACCAACAGCCGCTTTCATTCCCGTGATTGCAGGTTTAATTTCGAAATATGGTCCGGCTAACGGGGGCGACTTTGCGGAGGCTCATGGTTTCTTAATTTTAGTTTCCATTATCTCCGGAATTATTTTAATAATAATGGGATTATTTGGTTTCGGACGATTTGCAAAGTTAGTGCCTAACTCCATAATAGTTGGCTTTACTATCGGAATCGCGGTTGCAATCGCTCTCACCAATCTTGAAGATATATTAGGAATTGAATCCTTCTCTGATTTTTTAGGACAAGACGAAGACATTAAAGGAGGATTAATACACAATTTCACGACAGCACTTGGCAATCTGGATAAAATAAATATTTGGTCTGTGCTATTAGGTGTATTAACCTTCGGATTAACTAAACTTTTACTACGCGTTTCCATTTTTATTCCGGGGCCGGTAATTGCCATGGCAACGGCCACCATTTTATCAGCCACTTTATTAAGCGACAAGAATATAATATTAGTAAAGGATCTTTATGGTTCTATTCCAAATAACTTTTTTGTGTTCACGGCACCTTACTTACCTGCATTAAACGGATCAGTGATACTTGACATCGTATATTTTGTATGCGCTATTGTATTTGTATCGGGTGTAGAAAGCATTTTATGCTCCTCCATGGCAGATAAACTAGCCAATAATCAAAAAACACCGTTCAATCCTGATAAAGAATTTTTCGGACAAGGCATGGTGCAGATAATTACACCTTTGGTACAAGGATTTCCATGCACAGGAGCATTAGCACGAACTGCAACAAGCATCAAAGCCGGTGCTCAAACACCGTTAGCCGGATACTTTAAAGCCGCGCTTAAACTTACCATGGCTTTCTATTTAGCGCAATATCTTGAATTAATTCCCATGGCTTGTATTGGCGGTATCTTAGTTTGGGTGGCCAGTAACATGATTAAAGTAAAAGAGATTAAGGAAATAAAACACCAAGGTAAATTCGAATTTTCAATGATGGTGTATACTGCTGTAATGGTTCCGTTGACTGACTTTTTAACCGGCGTATTATCTGCCTTAATCATCTATTTTGTTGTAAAAGTGGTTTTTAAAAAACGAGGGGCAAAAACCGAAGCCTAG
- a CDS encoding M1 family metallopeptidase: MKKSSLFASLFFLSLTSILKSQIKTYSYQYDEGAPMREHVLDFERMRLWVEFEPEKGLVKGKITHFFTPLRQNVDSFFLDGPGISIKEAKLNGKEIKFKNNSDGISFFPSSTLHWGEKDSLVITYEAYPRKGIYFIGWNDPQNISRKQIWTQGQGIDNRHWFPCYDTPNDKLITEVYVKFNKDYKVLANGVKVAEKENKDGTKTWNYKMSHPHASYLVMLGIGKYEIKETKSKSGVPLRQWYYPEWKDRYDYTYKYNETIFNFLESEIGVPYAWESYSQIPVQDFMFGAMENTTATLFGDFFEVDARGYNDRNYVAVNAHELAHQWFGDFITARSSNSHWLQESFATHYNVTAERECFGQDHFDWARRQAHLAGIGVQDKKSISHSGASSTTIYQKGSQVLEMLKYVTGREAFNKSVKRYLLNHKYANVDSDDLLNAFQEELGMGLEWFWDEWVYRGGEPIYNVTYEDNLQNGKRISQFTVKQVHATNDIITLFKMPIVFDVYYKDGSKDSKTVWIEKETEIVKIENKNNKEIDFVLFDPNSQIMKTVNFTKPLEMLKSQALKAPNMLDRYDAIQAMKHIPVDMKLDVLNEAYDKNSFHAIKTEIATQLLNAGNEAGMKLVKQALHDKNVLVRKGIAMNTRTIPKELLNDYESLLTDSSYMMIASLLEKLCYQFPENTAKYLDATKDFEGNSGRNVKIKWLEIAAEKDNKYLNDLVNYTSNSYEFLTRANAMSSLRKLNYFDATLLNNCINAALSNNGRLASPAAETIKFFYAQSKYKKMISDAITGYNGKAFEKDILNKLIQ; encoded by the coding sequence ATGAAAAAATCATCCCTTTTTGCATCCCTTTTCTTTTTGTCATTGACTTCGATTTTAAAATCGCAAATCAAAACCTATTCCTATCAATACGACGAGGGCGCTCCAATGCGTGAACATGTTCTCGATTTCGAACGCATGCGTTTATGGGTGGAGTTTGAACCTGAAAAAGGTTTAGTGAAAGGGAAAATAACCCATTTCTTTACGCCTTTGCGTCAGAATGTAGACTCTTTCTTTTTAGATGGGCCCGGAATTAGTATTAAGGAGGCCAAACTAAATGGCAAGGAGATTAAATTCAAAAACAATTCAGATGGAATATCTTTCTTTCCTTCCTCTACATTACATTGGGGAGAAAAAGACAGTTTAGTGATAACGTATGAAGCCTATCCTCGAAAGGGAATTTATTTCATTGGCTGGAATGACCCTCAAAACATAAGTCGCAAACAAATTTGGACACAAGGACAAGGCATTGATAACCGTCACTGGTTTCCTTGCTATGACACGCCAAATGACAAACTAATTACTGAAGTATATGTAAAATTCAATAAGGATTATAAAGTTTTAGCGAATGGTGTGAAGGTGGCAGAAAAGGAAAACAAAGACGGAACAAAAACCTGGAATTACAAAATGAGTCATCCGCATGCCAGCTATTTAGTTATGTTAGGTATTGGTAAATATGAAATAAAAGAAACCAAATCGAAAAGCGGTGTTCCTTTACGTCAGTGGTATTATCCGGAATGGAAAGACCGTTATGATTACACCTACAAATACAATGAAACCATTTTTAATTTTTTAGAGAGTGAAATTGGTGTGCCATATGCATGGGAATCCTATTCACAAATTCCGGTGCAGGATTTTATGTTTGGCGCCATGGAAAATACAACCGCTACTTTATTCGGTGATTTTTTTGAAGTAGATGCACGCGGATATAATGACAGAAATTATGTTGCCGTAAACGCGCACGAATTAGCTCATCAATGGTTTGGGGATTTTATTACAGCCCGCAGCAGTAACAGTCACTGGTTACAAGAAAGTTTTGCTACACATTATAATGTAACTGCCGAGCGTGAGTGTTTCGGACAAGATCATTTTGATTGGGCGCGTCGTCAGGCTCACTTAGCGGGCATTGGCGTTCAGGATAAAAAATCCATTTCTCATAGCGGTGCCTCATCCACTACTATTTATCAAAAAGGCTCACAAGTACTGGAAATGCTGAAATACGTAACCGGACGTGAAGCATTTAATAAATCCGTAAAGCGTTATTTACTTAATCACAAATACGCCAATGTAGATTCGGATGATTTATTGAATGCTTTTCAGGAAGAGTTAGGCATGGGACTTGAGTGGTTTTGGGATGAGTGGGTTTACAGAGGAGGAGAACCAATTTACAATGTAACCTATGAGGATAACCTTCAAAATGGTAAACGCATATCTCAGTTCACGGTAAAACAAGTACACGCAACTAATGATATCATTACTTTATTTAAAATGCCAATTGTATTTGATGTGTACTATAAAGATGGCAGTAAAGACAGTAAAACTGTTTGGATTGAAAAAGAAACTGAAATTGTAAAAATTGAAAACAAAAACAATAAAGAGATTGACTTTGTTTTATTTGACCCAAACAGTCAGATTATGAAAACTGTGAACTTCACAAAACCATTGGAAATGTTGAAGTCACAGGCTTTGAAAGCTCCAAATATGTTAGACCGATATGATGCCATTCAAGCCATGAAACACATTCCTGTGGATATGAAACTGGATGTATTAAATGAGGCTTACGATAAGAATTCATTTCACGCTATTAAAACAGAAATTGCAACGCAATTATTAAATGCAGGAAATGAAGCCGGCATGAAATTAGTAAAACAAGCACTGCATGATAAAAATGTTTTGGTGAGAAAAGGTATTGCCATGAATACACGAACCATTCCTAAAGAATTACTAAATGATTACGAAAGTTTACTCACTGATTCTTCCTACATGATGATTGCCTCCTTATTAGAAAAACTGTGTTATCAATTTCCCGAAAATACGGCCAAATACTTAGATGCAACAAAAGACTTTGAAGGCAACAGCGGAAGAAATGTAAAAATAAAATGGCTGGAAATTGCTGCTGAGAAAGACAACAAGTATTTAAACGACTTAGTAAATTATACTTCTAACTCATACGAATTTCTTACACGCGCCAACGCCATGTCATCTTTAAGAAAGTTAAACTACTTTGATGCAACGCTTTTAAATAATTGCATTAACGCGGCTTTAAGTAATAACGGTCGACTTGCCTCCCCTGCCGCTGAAACAATTAAATTCTTTTACGCACAAAGCAAATACAAAAAAATGATTAGCGATGCCATTACAGGATATAACGGCAAAGCATTTGAAAAAGACATTTTAAACAAATTAATACAATAA
- a CDS encoding two-component sensor histidine kinase, translating to MKTQTKVALIIGLVCVTIVVIFGITVYFFVNKYSYVDFYKRLETRVRIATQYYLESDSTNAENVKVLKTQHLEMLEKEKEYLIELKTNVTAATLVQDYNFPSDFIEALYSKGKATSKSGNRFFAGSKRSINNKDYFIIVSAENYYVSHHLIFLRNLLIGGISFVIILVISLSFYFSRHIFLPIKRIIGNVKQISTENIHLRLDDTNTNNEIKELILTFNDLLNRIETAFETHKNFISNASHELGTPLTSIIGEADVALLKPRTQEEYIQSLKNISFQAERLDNITKSLLFLAQTGYKGNAIVLERIRIDEVIWETKNIIDKLNPDNKITVDLSLLPEDPKKLKVKGNKQLLQLAFANLLNNACKYSNNKQVTVFIASSDSQIIVTIKDQGIGIPESEVAFIYDPFFRASNTKMYEGYGIGLPLTRNVIKLHQGQLIVQSALNAGTTVQVKLPLFLQS from the coding sequence ATGAAAACACAAACTAAAGTTGCATTAATTATTGGGCTGGTTTGTGTAACCATTGTGGTCATTTTTGGAATCACCGTATACTTCTTCGTTAACAAATATTCTTACGTCGATTTTTATAAACGACTTGAAACCAGAGTACGTATTGCAACACAATATTACCTGGAATCTGATTCTACCAATGCAGAAAATGTAAAGGTTTTAAAAACGCAACACCTCGAAATGCTGGAAAAAGAAAAAGAATATTTGATTGAACTAAAAACCAACGTTACTGCGGCCACATTAGTGCAAGACTATAATTTTCCTTCCGACTTTATTGAGGCTTTATATTCGAAAGGTAAAGCCACTTCTAAGAGTGGGAATCGTTTTTTTGCGGGCTCCAAACGCTCAATTAACAATAAAGATTATTTCATCATTGTTTCGGCTGAAAATTATTACGTTTCTCATCATTTGATATTTTTAAGAAACCTTCTCATTGGCGGAATATCCTTTGTAATTATTCTGGTCATCTCACTATCGTTTTATTTCTCACGACACATCTTTTTGCCCATTAAACGTATCATCGGTAATGTAAAACAAATTAGCACCGAAAATATTCATCTCCGACTTGATGATACAAATACAAATAACGAAATCAAAGAACTGATACTAACATTTAATGATTTATTAAACCGCATCGAAACTGCTTTTGAAACACATAAAAATTTCATCAGTAACGCTTCGCATGAATTAGGTACACCATTAACCTCTATCATCGGAGAAGCGGATGTAGCACTTTTAAAACCCAGAACCCAGGAAGAATATATACAGTCTTTAAAAAACATTTCCTTTCAGGCTGAGAGATTAGATAATATCACTAAATCCTTGCTCTTTTTGGCACAAACAGGTTATAAAGGCAATGCCATTGTATTAGAGCGAATCAGGATTGATGAAGTGATTTGGGAAACAAAAAATATTATTGATAAATTAAATCCCGACAATAAAATTACTGTTGATTTAAGCTTGTTACCTGAAGACCCTAAAAAACTAAAAGTAAAAGGCAACAAACAGTTACTTCAACTTGCATTTGCCAATTTATTGAATAATGCGTGTAAATACTCGAACAACAAACAAGTTACGGTTTTCATAGCTTCCTCCGACAGTCAGATTATTGTTACCATTAAAGATCAAGGTATTGGTATTCCTGAATCGGAAGTAGCGTTTATTTATGACCCCTTCTTCAGAGCTTCCAATACTAAAATGTATGAAGGGTATGGCATTGGCTTACCACTCACCAGAAATGTTATTAAGCTACACCAAGGACAGCTTATTGTTCAATCTGCCTTAAATGCGGGTACAACTGTTCAGGTAAAACTGCCCCTCTTCTTACAATCTTAA